The Acetomicrobium thermoterrenum DSM 13490 genomic sequence CTCCCTGCCGTCCAGCAGGTAGGAGCCGGACGTGGGCACATCCAGAGCTCCCAATATGTGCATGAGGGTTGATTTGCCCGACCCCGAAGGACCCATTATTATCACGAATTCCCCCTTTTCGATAGAAAAGGAAACCCCCTTCAGGGCCTCGAACTCCACGCCGTCCATCCTGTAAACCTTTCGTACGTCTTTCACCTCTATTAACGCCATTTCCAACCCATCTCCCTAGAAGGGAAATCTCCTTGCGCTTGCCCTTCCCTTTGTGGAGCCTGCTTCCTCGCCGATTATGACGCGATCGCCCTCTTTAAGATCGTCGCTTTTTATCTCCACGTAAGCTCCGTCGGTTATTCCCGTCTCCACTTGTACGGGAAGGGGGCGTCCCTCCTCCAGCACCCAAAGGACCCGGCCTCGCAGGAGCTCTCCTTCGTAAGCGGAAGGCCTGTACCTGAAGGCAGCGCTTGGCACGGCCAGGACGTTCTCCTTTTTATCGGTAATTATGGTCACGTTTGCCGTCATGCCGGGTTTTAACATCAAATCGGGATTGGACACGTCGATAATCACAGGATAGGTTACCACGTTTTCGACGACGCTCGATGCTATCCTCACCTGCTTTATCCTGCCCGAAAAGATGGCGTTGGGGTAGGCATCGACTGTGAAGGTCACCTCCAGTCCCTCTCTCACGTTTCCTATGTCGGCTTCGTCCACGTTGGTCTCTATCTGCATCTTAGTGAGGTCCTGAGCTATGGTAAAAAGCGTAGGCGTCTGAAAGCTTGCAGCCACCGTCTGCCCTACGTCCACGTCGCGGGAGACCACTATGCCATCGACGGGAGAGTAGATCCTGGTGTAGCCGAGGTCGGTCTCGACCTTCTTTAATGAAGCCTGAGCCTGAAGGACGTTCGCATCGGCCTCGCTCACGCCTGCCACTGCAAGGTCGTAGTTGGTCTGGGCAGAATCGAGGTCACTCCTTGCGATTAAGTCCCTCTCCCAGAGCATCTTCTGGCGATCGAGGTTTCTTTTCGCATCGGCAAGGGTGGCCTGTGCCCTCTGCAGCCCGGCTTTTGCCTGCATGAGGTTGGCCTTTGCCTGCTCCACCTGGGCTTCAAAGGTGGTGGGATCTATGAGGGCTATTATCTGCCCCTTATTCACGATGGAGTTGTAATCTGCGTAGATTTCCCTTATAGTCCCTGAGACCTGAGTTCCCACTTCTACGGTCGTCACCGCCGAAACGTTTCCTATGGCAGTCACGAAAGAAGAGATATCGCGCCTTTCGACGGGCGCCATATCGTAGTTTACGCCCTCCTTCCTGCTAAAAACCCCCCTGCCAAAGGCCGCGAAAAGCACCGCTCCTATGACGAGGACAAATAACATCTTCTTTTTCACGGCAAATTCTCTCCCATCGCACTTTTAAGCGTAATTTCGGCCATCCTGTAATCGTAAAGGACCTGAACGTAATTTCTCCTGGCGTCGTTTAAAGCCACCGTGGCATCCGTAACCTCGATGGGGCTTCCAACTCCCGCCTGATATCTTCCAATGGCCAGCTCCAGGTTTTCCTCCGCCTGCCTGACCATTAGCCTGGACACTTCCACGCTTTCGCCGTATTCGATCAAGGAAAGATAACCCTCTTCGATTTCGAGGGAGATGTCGTTTCTCAAGGATGAAGTGGCCAACTTAACTTCCTCTAGGTTGGCGGCCGCTTCCTTCGTCCGATATTCCACGAGATGCCCGTCGAAAACGGGTACGCTCAAAGACAGGCCGTAATTCCAACCTTCATCGAGGGGGAAATCCCTGCCCTCAAAATTATAGGCCGCATAGGCCGAAAGAGTCGGAGAATCGCCTCTGGCCGCAAGCTCCAGCGATTTTTGTGCCGCGACCTCGCTGGTTTCCTGAGCCTTGAGGTCCGGCCTGTTTTCAAAAGCCCTCTCCAGCGCCTCCTGTTTCGTTATATCGTAGGCCTTGAAGTCCATGTCGTCTGCTATGTCATAGGAGGGCGTGTCGGCAAAGCCCATGGCATTGCTCAAGGTCTTCCACGCTATCTCAAGCGAGGATCTGGCCTTTATTAGCTCGAGGCGGGCGTTGCTCAAATCCACCTGCGCCTTCGTTACGTCGAAGCGGGGCGCCGTGCCTGCCTCGTAAAAGCCCTGAGCCTGCCTTAAGTGTTCCTCAAACTGTCTCACCGTATCCTCGGCCACGGAGACGTTTCTCTTAGCAGCCAGCACCCCGTAGTAGGCCTCCGAGACGCCGTAGGCAATATTTCTTTTCGTGTTGTCCGCCTCAAATCCTGTCGCCGTGACGTTTTCTCTCTCAATGCCTATCTTCCTTTCCCGCTGACCGAAGTCGGTTATAACTTGAGATAGGGAGATGTCGCTGGAGTAATTTGAGCGGGTGCTTCCGCCTGCCGGAGAGCTTCTCGAGTAGTTGGTGGATGCGGACAGCTCGGGGTAATTTTGCGACATTGCCTGGCCAACCCTGCTTTCCTGGGCTTCAACCTTCTTTTGAGCGCCCATGACGTCGGGATGGGCCTGAAGGGCTATCTCTATACATTGCTCCAAGGTTAAAAGATCGCCCTCTTGTAGCATTGAGGTCTCGGCCTGAGAAGGCGAAGGTCCGAATAAAGCTGCCGAATAAATAAAAATTGACGCCAAGGTTAATTTAGTCCGAGCCTTCAAATGCGTTTTGCTCCTTTCTATCTTTTTCTGTAATTTTATTTTAATATTTATATAATGCAATCCGTACTTACACCTATGCCTGTTTTAGCATTAAAGTCCTGTTAAGGCCACTGAATTTGAAAAAAGGAGTGATGTAGGGTTGGACATAATGTCATTGCTGGGTAAAAGGGTCACCGAGAGGATCAAGCCTTCCGCCATCACGGAGATGATGATACTCGTAAAGAAACACAAGGCAATTTCGCTGACGGCGGGCGAGCCCTCGAGCGAGATGTATCCCGTAGATCTGCTGCGGGAGACCATAGAGGGGGCTTTGAGGGATCCCGGAATCCTCAGCTACTATCCCCTTTCCACGGGGATAACGGAGCTTAGGGAATGGATAGCCGAATGGATGAAGGAAGACGGACTTTTGCCGCAAAGCTACGGCGGGGAAAACGTGATAATGACTAA encodes the following:
- a CDS encoding efflux RND transporter periplasmic adaptor subunit gives rise to the protein MKKKMLFVLVIGAVLFAAFGRGVFSRKEGVNYDMAPVERRDISSFVTAIGNVSAVTTVEVGTQVSGTIREIYADYNSIVNKGQIIALIDPTTFEAQVEQAKANLMQAKAGLQRAQATLADAKRNLDRQKMLWERDLIARSDLDSAQTNYDLAVAGVSEADANVLQAQASLKKVETDLGYTRIYSPVDGIVVSRDVDVGQTVAASFQTPTLFTIAQDLTKMQIETNVDEADIGNVREGLEVTFTVDAYPNAIFSGRIKQVRIASSVVENVVTYPVIIDVSNPDLMLKPGMTANVTIITDKKENVLAVPSAAFRYRPSAYEGELLRGRVLWVLEEGRPLPVQVETGITDGAYVEIKSDDLKEGDRVIIGEEAGSTKGRASARRFPF
- a CDS encoding TolC family protein is translated as MKARTKLTLASIFIYSAALFGPSPSQAETSMLQEGDLLTLEQCIEIALQAHPDVMGAQKKVEAQESRVGQAMSQNYPELSASTNYSRSSPAGGSTRSNYSSDISLSQVITDFGQRERKIGIERENVTATGFEADNTKRNIAYGVSEAYYGVLAAKRNVSVAEDTVRQFEEHLRQAQGFYEAGTAPRFDVTKAQVDLSNARLELIKARSSLEIAWKTLSNAMGFADTPSYDIADDMDFKAYDITKQEALERAFENRPDLKAQETSEVAAQKSLELAARGDSPTLSAYAAYNFEGRDFPLDEGWNYGLSLSVPVFDGHLVEYRTKEAAANLEEVKLATSSLRNDISLEIEEGYLSLIEYGESVEVSRLMVRQAEENLELAIGRYQAGVGSPIEVTDATVALNDARRNYVQVLYDYRMAEITLKSAMGENLP